TCTCAAGCAGATTAACAAGTAAGTGCACAACATTTTCggtaattaataattaataataataatatcatcCTCCTTCCAGACACAATGAAGATGGCTCCTATACTTACGGCTACGAGGGTGCCGATGGCTCCTTCAAAATCGAGACTAAACTGGCCACCGGCGAAGTCAAGGGCAAGTACGGCTATGTGGACGAGACCGGCAAGGTGCGAGTGGTGGAGTACGGAGCCAACAAGTATGGCTTCCAGCCATCTGGCGAGGGCATAACGGTAGCACCACCCACCTTGGTGGACGAGACAGCCAAGGAGGAACCCGACTATGCAGATGAGCCTGCTCCCCAGCGTCCCCAAAAGCCCTATGtgagttaaataaaaaaaaaaatatatataggtatgtaatcaattatttatttttcttgactTTAGCGGATTAATCGTCCCCAGTCACGCCCTCAGTCTGCTCCTGTGCCCCGCCCccagccgccgccaccgcaGCCTCAGCCCCAGTATGTGCAatacgaggaggaggaggagccgccACGTCGGATCCAGTATGCTCCACAGCCCCAGCACCAGCCACAGCCTTTGccacagcagcaccagcagcaggcaTCGTTGGGTCCGGCGCCACCTCGCCTCCAGATACCCGGCGCCCAGCGCACCACCGATGTACTCTACTCGCCGCTCCAGCGTCCCGCCCGTCCGGAGCCGGATTACTCCCAGTCCCAGAGCTTTGGCGATGGCCCCTCGAACGTACGGATCTCCCGTCCAGTGTACGCCCTGCCGCCCGCCTCTCCCGCTCCAAGCAGCGCCCGTGCCCAGGGTTTCCTGGCCCCCGCTTCTGGTGGACGTCCGCTGCTGGAGCCCGTGGGTTTTGGTCACTCCCAGGCTCCCGTGCCCGCCCGTCctgtccagcagcagcagccgcagcccAGTTACCAGCCACAGCCGCAGGCACgcagcggcggaggaggagctggtcTGCTGGACCAGCTGGCCAGGGACTACGCCCTGCCCCAGGGGAATGCCCAGCCACTGCACGACATCACCTTTGGCTATTACTGAGTTGCTGCTCGGAGATAGCTTCCCAAATACTCCAGAGATTCCTTGCTTCTAGGTCCTAATCGCACGGATGTGCGAGATTTTTTCCCCTGAGATTTTTCTAAGCGATAATAAAAATTTCCCTATTAAgaattaatgtttttttggtttataaatTTGGTTCTTGATTTAAAGGggaatgtatttattatttcaaaatattaaaggaAATTGGTTTAATAATTCAGAATATTTAGagcattttttgttaatattttagaataattaAGGAAGGAAAGCTCCTTATAAATTGTGTTTAACTGAAAAAAGGGATAGCACTCATTTgtgtttttcatttaaaacactttttttttattagtttgtaaattttcataaaacttaaTGTATACCTTAAGGCAGCTGTTGGGCTTAAGGCCTAAAAATATAAGTTAAGAGCTGTAATATAAAGACAAGATACAGAATTAATTactaacaagaaaggaagctaacttcggcacgccgaagtttgtatacccttgcagattggttttgaggtttatattatagatttaaatgctgaaaacactcacaaaacatgttacctatacttattatgtttacagtttgacagttacagttttacattcccagttttacattttctctacatctaccgatcggtttatatggcagctatatgatatagttgtccgatttttatgaaatttattccataattctagaataataaaaaaagcttatatctcagagtagataaacatacgttgagaaacaacgaaactataatttttttcctatttatttctcgaccgttcctatggcagctatatcatatagtcgtccgattttgataaaatttataccaaaattctgaaataatattaaatggccatatctaaaaaatggtgcgaaaatgttggaaaactgcaaagttataattttttttctacaaatatatcgaacatttgtagggcagctatatgatatagtcgtccgatccggcccgttccgacatatatagcagtgagagcatatagaagactatatgcaaagtttcattcagatagctttaaaactgagggactagtttgcgtagaaacagacagacagacagacagacagacagacagacagacagacagacagacggacagacagacagacggacagacggacagacggacagacggacagacggacatggctagatcgactcggctgttgatgctgatcaagaatatatatactttatagggtcggaaaggtctccttcactgcgttgcaaacttctgactgaaattataataccctgcaagggtataaaaatattgaagatttaaataatgctaaatatatatcttatttatttaaattacatttagttaatgagtaaaaaaaataaataagtcgGCTTTAGTGCAAATGCTCCGACAATTTTTTACATTCGCTTCTCTTTGTTAACTACACGATTTTACATGTCTTACCTTTCTTCCCAAGCATACTTTTAggaattttacaaaatttctACCAAATATAGAGCCCAGAAAAAACGCAGAACTATGTATTCAacgatttatttaatttaaatacttaaacttaaaatggGTAAGCACAGTCAAACTGACTGCACCTCTGTGACGCCCGCGAATGGGTTTCGGTTTCAGATTCAAATTCAGATTGGAGTGGGAAACATATGTGGTATATATAGAATGAGAATAGTTTTCGGAATAGGCAGGAACGGTTACGGATTGACTAACTCTAGGATACGTGGAGATGGACAGAGGTCCGCAGAGGTCCTTCCGCCTCGTCCTCTACGGATGGTAGACTGCAAAGAGAGCGGTGAGAGGTGAGAAGGAATCCTATTTGGTCTGGTTTTCGGTGCAAGAAGGGAGAGAGACACAGAGTGGGACAGAGTGGTGGTGGGTGCTGATTCAGGGGGCATGCTGTGCTCGGGATGCAATGTGGGGTTCACCCTTATTGCCAACCATCGGGAAgctcaataaataattaattacgaTAGCGATAGGGATAACATAAATAAGTTACAAGTAAATGCTGCAACATGACTTAGAGGAGTACGAGCTATGATGAGGCCTAACTAGGGTTTCCGGCTGGTTCCCTAAACCTCCATCAACCGGTTGAACATCAGCGGGTCCTGGATCTCGTAGTCCTGCGGCCTGAAGACGCTTCGCTTTGGGTGCTTCGGACTCGCCACATGCCGTCGAACTTTGTAGCCACCACTGTGGTGATGCGGCGGTGCACTGTACACGTACTTGGACTTCTGCACCACCGGCGGCAGGTACTGAAAGGGggcttgctgctgcttgtgCACCTGCTTCTCGATGGAGTAGACGGGCGGCCCGCTGCTGTGGCTATTGCCCTTCCGCTTGGCCACTTCCAGGGCGGCTATGATGGGCGTCAGATCCTTGAGGGCGTTACTCTTGGAGGCATGGTAGTTCTCCACCCGGTAATCACTGGCTGACGATGGCGGCCTTGGTGTGGGCAGTAGAGGTGGAGGTCCCGATGACGGTGGTGCGTAGTCATAGCCCTCATTGGGGTGCTTCTGGATGTACAGCTCCTC
Above is a genomic segment from Drosophila kikkawai strain 14028-0561.14 chromosome 3R, DkikHiC1v2, whole genome shotgun sequence containing:
- the Cpr97Ea gene encoding tyrosine-protein phosphatase non-receptor type 23 isoform X2; protein product: MKVIQRLLFVGCLLVCGVGLAKSQDYQDYQENTPRTAPLRLRTNPAPAQVERATPVPILKQINKHNEDGSYTYGYEGADGSFKIETKLATGEVKGKYGYVDETGKVRVVEYGANKYGFQPSGEGITVAPPTLVDETAKEEPDYADEPAPQRPQKPYRINRPQSRPQSAPVPRPQPPPPQPQPQYVQYEEEEEPPRRIQYAPQPQHQPQPLPQQHQQQASLGPAPPRLQIPGAQRTTDVLYSPLQRPARPEPDYSQSQSFGDGPSNVRISRPVYALPPASPAPSSARAQGFLAPASGGRPLLEPVGFGHSQAPVPARPVQQQQPQPSYQPQPQARSGGGGAGLLDQLARDYALPQGNAQPLHDITFGYY
- the Cpr97Ea gene encoding tyrosine-protein phosphatase non-receptor type 23 isoform X1; its protein translation is MKVFFFQIQRLLFVGCLLVCGVGLAKSQDYQDYQENTPRTAPLRLRTNPAPAQVERATPVPILKQINKHNEDGSYTYGYEGADGSFKIETKLATGEVKGKYGYVDETGKVRVVEYGANKYGFQPSGEGITVAPPTLVDETAKEEPDYADEPAPQRPQKPYRINRPQSRPQSAPVPRPQPPPPQPQPQYVQYEEEEEPPRRIQYAPQPQHQPQPLPQQHQQQASLGPAPPRLQIPGAQRTTDVLYSPLQRPARPEPDYSQSQSFGDGPSNVRISRPVYALPPASPAPSSARAQGFLAPASGGRPLLEPVGFGHSQAPVPARPVQQQQPQPSYQPQPQARSGGGGAGLLDQLARDYALPQGNAQPLHDITFGYY